Proteins encoded within one genomic window of Rossellomorea vietnamensis:
- a CDS encoding ABC-F family ATP-binding cassette domain-containing protein translates to MIQVSDVSLRFGDRKLFEDVNIKFNPGNCYGLIGANGAGKSTFLKILSGEIEAQTGHVSMGSGERLAVLKQDHFEYEEYEVLKVVIMGHTRLYEVMQEKDAIYMKEDFSDEDGMRAAELEGEFAELNGWEAESEAAILLKGLGINEDLHTKQMSELTGGEKVKVLLAQALFGKPDVLLLDEPTNHLDIQAIQWLEDFLINFENTVIVVSHDRHFLNKVCTHIADLDFGKIQVYVGNYDFWYESSQLALKMAQDQNKKKEEKIKELQAFVARFSANASKSKQATSRKKSLEKISLDDIKPSSRRYPYVQFKPEREIGNDVLRVEGLTKTVDGVKVLNNVSFILNKEDKIALVGANEIAKTTLFKILAGEMEPDSGTFKWGVTTSQAYFPNENSKYFEGNEPSLVDWLRQYSPEDESETFLRGFLGRMLFSGEEVLKKPSVLSGGEKVRCMLSKMMLSGSNVLLLDEPTNHLDLESITALNNGLINFKGAMIFASHDHQFIQTIANRIIEITEDGVIDKETTYDEFLEMKAAMKA, encoded by the coding sequence ATGATTCAGGTATCAGATGTAAGCTTACGTTTTGGTGATAGAAAGCTATTCGAAGACGTGAATATAAAGTTTAATCCAGGGAATTGCTACGGACTTATCGGAGCAAACGGTGCTGGTAAATCAACATTTTTAAAGATTCTTTCAGGAGAAATCGAAGCACAGACCGGCCATGTATCCATGGGGTCAGGAGAGCGACTTGCTGTCTTAAAGCAGGATCACTTCGAATATGAAGAATATGAAGTGCTGAAAGTTGTCATTATGGGGCATACCCGTTTATATGAAGTCATGCAGGAAAAAGATGCCATCTACATGAAAGAAGATTTTTCTGATGAAGACGGTATGAGAGCGGCAGAATTAGAAGGTGAATTTGCCGAGCTTAACGGTTGGGAAGCTGAATCAGAAGCGGCCATCCTACTAAAAGGCTTGGGAATCAACGAAGACCTTCACACGAAACAAATGTCCGAACTGACCGGTGGAGAAAAAGTAAAAGTATTACTGGCACAAGCACTATTCGGCAAGCCGGATGTCCTTTTACTCGATGAGCCTACCAACCACTTGGACATCCAGGCGATTCAGTGGTTAGAAGACTTCTTGATCAACTTCGAGAACACAGTCATCGTGGTATCACATGACCGTCACTTCTTAAACAAAGTATGTACGCACATTGCCGACCTTGACTTCGGGAAAATCCAAGTATATGTCGGGAACTATGATTTCTGGTATGAATCCAGTCAATTGGCTCTGAAAATGGCTCAGGATCAGAATAAGAAGAAGGAAGAAAAGATCAAAGAGCTTCAGGCATTCGTTGCCAGGTTCAGTGCAAATGCATCTAAATCGAAACAAGCCACTTCACGTAAAAAATCGTTGGAGAAAATTTCATTGGATGACATCAAACCAAGCTCACGTCGTTATCCATATGTACAATTCAAGCCGGAGCGTGAAATCGGTAACGATGTACTCCGTGTTGAAGGTCTTACAAAAACGGTTGATGGAGTAAAGGTCTTGAACAATGTTTCCTTTATCCTGAATAAAGAAGACAAAATCGCACTCGTCGGAGCAAATGAAATTGCCAAGACCACTCTTTTCAAAATCCTTGCCGGGGAAATGGAACCCGACAGCGGTACATTCAAGTGGGGAGTGACGACCTCCCAAGCTTATTTCCCGAATGAAAACTCAAAGTACTTTGAAGGAAATGAACCTTCCCTTGTGGACTGGTTACGTCAATACTCACCGGAAGATGAGAGTGAAACATTCCTTCGCGGATTCCTGGGTCGCATGCTTTTCTCAGGTGAAGAAGTATTAAAGAAACCGAGTGTTCTTTCCGGAGGGGAAAAAGTCCGCTGTATGTTATCCAAGATGATGCTTAGCGGGTCAAACGTCCTTCTGCTTGATGAACCTACCAACCACTTGGATTTGGAGTCCATCACGGCATTGAATAACGGTTTGATCAACTTCAAAGGGGCGATGATTTTCGCATCCCATGACCATCAGTTCATTCAAACAATCGCGAATCGCATTATCGAAATCACCGAAGACGGTGTCATCGATAAAGAAACAACCTATGATGAATTCCTGGAAATGAAAGCTGCCATGAAGGCGTAA
- a CDS encoding YkvA family protein produces MIRFVKRVRFLFNVRRSVPFLVDFFRSSDVSAVKKGLSVGLVAFYIWLPLDLIPDVFLVLGIVDDLAVFTFILQLMVKMAPLELQKKYELKK; encoded by the coding sequence ATGATAAGGTTTGTGAAGCGGGTGCGGTTTCTGTTTAATGTTCGTAGATCGGTTCCGTTTTTGGTTGATTTTTTTCGTTCCAGTGATGTTTCCGCGGTGAAGAAGGGTTTATCGGTGGGGTTGGTTGCATTTTATATCTGGCTGCCGTTGGACTTGATCCCGGATGTGTTTTTAGTGCTGGGGATTGTCGATGATCTGGCGGTGTTTACCTTCATTCTTCAACTGATGGTAAAGATGGCTCCTCTAGAGTTACAAAAAAAATATGAGTTGAAGAAATGA
- a CDS encoding DUF4395 domain-containing protein → MSTAPANSIPKPLVQLNQWFIVTTVALSWLSQIEFFLLLPFLVGMSALLFKYNPVMQAGKLFLRKEPTAYPPEDAEQQRFNNIIAVSCLGGSIISSLAGWNTGVYLFSGMVFVAASVALAGFCIGCFIRFQWKRFQYKRSLQ, encoded by the coding sequence ATGAGTACAGCTCCAGCCAATTCAATACCAAAACCATTAGTTCAGTTGAATCAATGGTTCATCGTAACAACTGTTGCTCTTTCATGGTTGTCCCAAATAGAATTTTTCTTGCTGCTTCCGTTCTTGGTCGGAATGTCAGCTTTACTTTTTAAGTATAATCCCGTCATGCAGGCAGGGAAGCTCTTCTTAAGGAAAGAACCTACCGCATATCCGCCTGAAGACGCTGAGCAGCAACGTTTCAACAATATCATTGCAGTCAGCTGTCTGGGAGGCTCCATCATTAGTAGCCTGGCAGGATGGAATACGGGGGTATATCTTTTCTCAGGGATGGTCTTTGTGGCTGCGTCCGTCGCCCTTGCAGGATTCTGCATAGGATGTTTCATCCGCTTTCAATGGAAAAGGTTCCAATATAAGCGTTCATTACAGTAA